CGGCTATCAACAATATTCCCCGGCATTATTTCCTGGATACAGCATTCGAAAGCATTGCTTATGAGGATAGGGCATTCCCCATCGGGGAGGGGCAGACTATATCCCAGCCTTACACGGTTGCTTACCAGACACAATTGCTGGAAATCAAGCCATTCGAGAAGGTGCTGGAAATAGGTACCGGTAGTGCCTACCAGGCTTGTGTACTGGCAGAGCTGAAAGCGATGGTGTTCACCATTGAGCGCCAGAAACGCCTGTTTGACCTGGTGAAATTGTTTCCTTTTAAAGCAAAGTATCCGAATCTCCGCTTCTTTTATGGGGATGGGTATGAGGGGCTTCCTACTTATGCGCCTTTTGATAAGGTGCTGGTAACGGCAGCGGCGCCTATGATCCCGGAAAAGCTCCTGCAGCAGATGAAGGTGGGTGGTAAGATGGTGATCCCTGTCGGTGGGCAGGAGGTGCAGCGGATGCTGCGGATTACCAAGGTGAGTGAGGGCGATTTTGAGCAGGAGATGTTTGATAATTTCTCCTTTGTGCCGATGCTGGCAGGGAAAAAAGCGTGATAAGGAGGTAGAACCAGGCCTTTTGTGATGCTTTTAAACTATCCTATGTGGGTCTATAACCTGCCGTTCTGTGGCTTTTTATCCTCAATTTCCGGCGTTTCTTCCTGGTCTTCCTGTTTCTTCTTTCTTTTGAACAAGTTAGGATCCATCTTTCCAAAACGGTAACGGATATTCAACCTGATAAAACGGGTCATCCTTTTACGGCTGTAGTCCTGGATAAAGGCTTCGGTTTCGTAATGGGAACTGTATTGTTGTGTATTCAGGATATCTGAGATATTGAGGGAGATGGCCAATGCATTGTTTTTCAGCATTTCTT
This window of the Chitinophaga sancti genome carries:
- a CDS encoding protein-L-isoaspartate(D-aspartate) O-methyltransferase, producing MRRYEDSYKQKGLRKQLVDSILQKGITDQSVLAAINNIPRHYFLDTAFESIAYEDRAFPIGEGQTISQPYTVAYQTQLLEIKPFEKVLEIGTGSAYQACVLAELKAMVFTIERQKRLFDLVKLFPFKAKYPNLRFFYGDGYEGLPTYAPFDKVLVTAAAPMIPEKLLQQMKVGGKMVIPVGGQEVQRMLRITKVSEGDFEQEMFDNFSFVPMLAGKKA